The following is a genomic window from Struthio camelus isolate bStrCam1 chromosome 17, bStrCam1.hap1, whole genome shotgun sequence.
GGGGGAAGAGGCTGTGCTGACCGTGTCCAGTTGGGCCTCCGTGTCCTCCAGGGCCACATCTGCCGGGACCTTGAGCTGCTTGGTGGCCAGCTGGAAGAGGTTGAGCACTGCCATCCGGATCTGCGCAAGCAGCAGGGTCTTCTGGGCGGCCGTGGTCTGGATGTGGGTCCAGCGGGACTCCtggtgcagagcaggagggagctcCGGGGACCACCGTGGCCACTGCCCTGGGGGGACCTTGGCCTGTCCCCCAGCTCCAGGCTAGGTTGGGGACCCTGTGCCCTCCTCTGTCCCCCAGGCACACGGGGCAGCAGCACCCCCGCTCGGCTGCTGCCGAGCTCCCGGCTCCCCACCACAGAGGGGCCACCCTTGGGGCCACAACGTGGGTGCTGCCCCCTCCTTACCTCCTGGTGCACCTCGCGGCGGGCGGCCTCCAGGCGGGCCCGCAGCTGGGCCAGCCCGTTGCTCCTGCGCAGCAGCTCGCTGTCAGCCTCCTCGCGGCAGCGCTGGAGCCGGGCCCGCTCCGCCGCCAGCTGCTCCTGCCCGGCCTCTGCCTGGCGCACCAGGGCCGCCCGGGCCCCCGCCAGCGCCCGGAAATGGGCCAGCATGGCCGGCACGTCCTGGAACTgggtggcggggagggaggcgCCGCAGGAGCCAGGGTCCCCGCGGACCCCTGTCCCGCTGGGGCACCTGCGGCTCAGGGATGCGTGCTGGACCACCCGCATCCCCAGGGGCACCTGCATCCCGGGGAGGTGTGCCCACATCTGTCTCGCATCCCTGGGGGGCACCTGCATCCCAGGGGGGTGCCtgcatcccgggggggggggtgccaacATCCATCTCGCATCCCCAGGGGGCACCTGCATCCCCAAGGGGTGCCCACATCCATCTCACATCCCCGGGGGGTGCCCACATCCCCGGGGGGCACCTGCATCTGCCTCATATCCCAGGGGGCACCCACATCCGTCTCACATCCCTGCGGGGCAGCAGCATCCCAGGGGGGCACCTGCATCCATCTCACATCCCCGGGGGGGCACCGGCATCCCTGGGGGCACCTGCATCCGTCTCGCATCCCCGGGGGGCACCTACATTCATCTGACATCCCCGGGGGGCACCCACATCCCAGGAGGGCACCTCATGCATCTCACATCCCTGGGGGGCACTGGCATCCCAGGGGGGCACCTGCAGCCGTCTCGCATCCCCGGGGGCACCTACATTCCCGGGGAACACCTGCATCCCTGGGAGACACCTAGATCCATCTTGCATCCCCGGGGGGCACCCACATCCGTCTTGCATCCCCGGGGGGCACCCACATCCCAGGGGGGGCACCCGCATCCATCCCGCATCCCCGGGGGGCACTCGCATCCCTGAGGGGTGCCCGCATCTGTCACATCCGCAGAGGGCACCCGCATCCCGGAGGGGGTACCCGCATCCATCCCGCATCCCCATCCCAGCTTCTCCCGAACGCCCCCGGGTGGTGCCGTGGGTGCCCTGCTCCCGCGCAGGGGTCCCAGCAAGGGGCTCGGGGTGGATCCCGGtgctgggcccggccggccccgctcacctgcgCCGTGCGCGCCAGCACGCTCCGCAGGTAGTCGCCGAAGAGGCGGTGGCTCCGCAGGCGCCGGGCCAGGCGCTGCCTGCGCCGCAGCAGCCCCGCCAGCTCCCGGCGCAGGCCGGCGGCCTCGGCGCcctgccgcgccgcccgctcgcGCTCCAGGCTCGCCCGGCGCAGCGCCCGCTCCCGCCTGGCCGCCGAGACCTGCCGGGCGGCAcgcggttttgggggggggggggtgtcaccacggcccccccccgccgcagccccccgccctgcccggcgccccTCACCTCGAGGAAGGCGTCGAACTTGCAGACCTCCTCCCGGAGCCGCTGCTCCTTCCGGCCCAGCTCCCGCCAGCGCTGCTCCAGGCGCCGCATCCCGCGCCCGAACGCCTGCGGGGACGCGCGGCCGTCAGCCCGCCGGCGACCCGGCCCGCCGCGATTTCGGGGCCGACGCGGAGGGTCGCTGATGCGTAAAGGGCcgagggcggcgcgcggggaAGGGGCGCCGCGGCCCTCACCTCCCGCTGCGCCCGCAGCGCCCGCTCCACCTCGGCCAGCTGGCGCCGCTTCAGCAGCAGGCGCGTGGAGGGCAGCAGCGGCGCCGCGTCCCACGCCGGCACCTTCCTGCGGGGACGGCGGACGTTTTGCAAACGCCATCGGGGTggaggcaccccccccccaaaccagcccccccctGCATCGAGAGCCCCCTGGCCGCCCCCCTCGCAGGGCGCGGGCTGGGGGCTGCTTCGCTCCCGACGCGGCCTCCCAGCCCGGACACCCCAGGGTccccctcctgcccagcacccGCACGGTGCCAGCGGCTCCCCGTCCCgccgggcagcccggggggggcgggaggaTCTTACTGGAGCCGCAGCTTGTCCCGGAAAGCTGTCCGCAAACGTTCCTCCAGGTGGAGGGCCATGCTGGGAAGGGTTTTCCGGTGCCTCCGAGCCGCCGGCCGGGCGCGGAGCAGCGTGGGAAGCAGGCAGCCAAGGCGACGGGCAGCACAACACCGTTGCCatgggcgccccggccccggggaggtTTCGGCGCTCCGGCTCCGAGCATCCGCCGTCACCTCCCGGCCGGAGCACCCTGTCCGCCATGGGGCTCTTCAGAGCCGGAGGCCCGGCCCCCCGGGAagcagtggggctgcccccccAGGACGTGCCCCCCGCTGTCCCGGCGCAGCCCCGCTCGGGGACGCGAGGGTGGCGTGGGGCGCTCCGCctgtgctgcccccagccccctcccttcACGctggtccccctgccccacgccaCCCTTCTCCTGCTCCGGTTGCCTCCAAAGCCCCGGGGTCACTCTTTGGTCCCCACCGGtcccctgccctcctgctccgTGCCGCCGCACGGCTCACCCTTCGCGCCCTGGGATGCTCCTCAGCACGGAGTCTGCACGACGGCCCCGTTCGTAGGCCTCCAActgcctcttcccctccccagtcCTCCCTTTCGTCCTCCAGCTCGCTCTTGGGGAGCTGCGTTCGCGCCCGTCCCGTCCGCAGCCCCCGGACTGCGCTCCGGGCCCCTTCCGAGCTGCCGCGTAAGCGCTCCCGTCCCCTCCGTACCTGCTCAGCTCGCCTCCGTTGCACTCGTTCCTCTCCGCTCTCCTCGTGCGGGCTCAGACCCCTCTGCTTCACCCACGGTGGGTACGTAGCTTCCTTCCACCCCCCTGGGTGCCTTCTGAATGCCTCCGTTTCCCTCCACGTGCCTCCAGCTCCCCTCCGTTCCCCCTGTCCTTAAACCCCTTCCTTCACCCTCCACGCGCTCAGATCCTCCCCAGTTCCCTCTGAACGGGCTCACATCTCCATCGCCCTCTAGGTGCTCTTTTCCACACGACTCCCCACTTTATGCAGTCAGTTCCCATGTGCCCTGATCCTAGTTCCCTCCGGGCATCCTCAGACCCCTCTGCAACCTCCTCTCCACCCCAGTCCTGCCTGTGCACCACTCCCGTCCATGCATGCTGATCCTCTCCCTTTCTGTGTGCACTCAGATCCCCTCCCCAGTCCTACCTGCAAACACACTGTCCTTTCCGTTTCCCCTGGTGTGTTTTCATTCCGTTACCCCTGCAGAGCGCTCAGATTTGGTCCGTCCCCTCTGACCCCCTCTATATTACCCACCACACACGTTCAGAccagctccctttccctcctttcGCACCCTAATCCCCTCCATCCCACCATGTACATACTTGGATCCCTCCTGACCCACGTGCATGCTGCAactctccccactccccctcaGTGTATGCCGTTTGCCTCCGTTCCTCCCTGTGCATCCCAATTCCTCACCCAGTGTGCCCCTTACGTGCTCTGAgccctgccgtttcccccggtgCATGCTCAgatccctctgctcccctccatgAGAGCGTGGAGCAGTTCCACCCCGCTCTGTGCTTTCCATTGTGGCCCGGCATCCTCATCAAAGCCATGCTGCATAGTACAGATGAATTCCTCTGACTTAGGTACAGAGCAACATTTCAGATGGAATTggagaacaaaaaatatttataataaaagcCATCAAGCCTCCCTGGAGAGTCTGCATCACTCAAGTCCTGCCCACACACAAGTAGTTCCTTCTGCTGTCCTGGGACCTTGAGGTGACTTTCTCCATCGCACTCTCTGCAACCCTGGCATTACTCATGGTGGCTGACCAGAATCCCATACTGGTATTCAAGTCTGTGACAGGCATCAAGGTGAGTGGGCTACTGGGACCCATttcctgagctctgcctgccttGGGATGCCACCTAGTTAAAAAGGATATCTGAGACAAAGAGGAAcatgaaaagagagaagaaaaggagaaacaaagctGGGGGGAGGACAGAGTAAAAACTGGGGAAGGGGCGAGTGGAGAAGGAAGCGGGGATGTTCTGACCAAACCACCCTGCTGCATGACCCTAACAGCCTGGGTTCAGCCACATGGTAACGAGGATGCGTTTGAAGTTGGGCTTCCAGCTGGAGCTCTCTGCATTTTCACAAGAAGGGATGGAAACTACGTGACTGGCGTGTCTTCACTCCTTGTTTCCCGTGACGAGACCCTGCCGTGCTGTTCACCATCATCACCTacacagggcacagagcagcagcatcaCAAGAGCCAACAAGTCAGAGAACAGGAATTCCTCTCTCCCCTGGCAGATGCTGCTTAGCAGCAGAAGACCTGCAGCTTAGCAAGAGAGCAGGCAAACCCCAGCCCCAAAACTCAGCCAGCAAGCAGGTGCTAGGGCTCACCTTCTGTGAGGTGGCTGAGGTAAGCAGCCTGGATGCTGCTCCCATTGACCAGCGCCATCACCTCGTGCTTGCTGGAGATGCCGATTGtgtcctcttcccccttcccctcatcATCCTCTTCCGAGTCCACCAGCACTAAGACATCACTTGAGTCTTGATTTCTGTGAACCGCAGAGCGAGCAGAGGTGGGTTTGACAGCTGAGAACAGCTTGTCCTTACTCCATCCCTCCAGGCTTTGCTAATTCTGTATACCAACATGACCGATTTTGGTGGATTATTGCGATCCCGCACTGTATTTGAGGAATAGCTGGTCTTGGACCCTGCTGGCAGCCACACCACCACCAGCAACCTGTACTGCTTCCCATTTCTCTTCCAAAGACCTCCAACCATGTCACAAATAGTCATGTGCTAAACTGCACATGGAGCAGAGTTACTTTCCCCTCTTGCATAGATGGGGAGCTGGAGACACTCAGAACAGAGCCATCCTACCTCACCTGTATCAAGGACCTCTTCCGCATAGCCTTCTCCTACACTGACAGGTGCCTTGCCAGCATGATCCCTGTGCACCTACTGGCAATGCCATCTCTCCTCTAATGCCAACTGCTTTCCTCCACCATCATCCTTCTGCTCCCCCAAGTGCGCCAAGTCTCACCCAGGCGCATTGACCCCCTTCTGTGGGACGCACAGTCTCTGCACAGCTCCCACGTAAGCGCAGCTTTGCTCTGGGGATAGCTCTTGCCTCAGGCTGTGGATTCCCTACCCTACAGGTAGGGCACGCCTGCCATGACGCGGAAGAGTGCGTTCGACCAGCGCTGGGCTGGGGAAAGCCAACACTCACCTGAACGCAGTGCCTGaacaggagacaagaaaacagaaaagacaatgtTAGAAGCCACGAGCAGTTCCTCAGGCAAAGCACCCCTGGTTTTACTGTACAACCTCTTCCTATTCTGCCCGCAGTAGGATGGCTTCTGGCGGTCACATGCGGCAGTATGGATGGAAAGGGTCCTCTACCCTGCTGGAAGGGGAAAGCAGTCAGCCTGCCCACGTCAGATGCATTAGAGATGTCACCAGGAAAGGGGAAGACAAGGTTGCCCCAGCACAGTACAGgtctctgggggagaaggaaagggaaagaatctGAAGCACCCAGCTGGAGAAGGGTCTTGTGTTTCCAACCCATCTGCCCCCAGGGCTGACAGGATTTTTAGCCAGGAGTGGCATGCAGCACGAGTCAGTGGCTGACTCCAACAGGCCAGAAGACACAAGCAGCTCCCTAAAATTGCAGGTAAGGGATAAAACCAGGACACCCCAGCAAGGAATAAGTCCCTTCCCTGGCTTGCATCGAGGAGCGCTCCTACCTCTTAGGCACAGGAGGGGATGGTAGTACAAGATGACGCCAGAGACAACGAGAATAGCCAGCAGGGACAGGACCACCACTGCACCCACGACCCCAACTATATTCACTGGCTCTGCAGACAGAGGAGACACGGGAGGTCAGCTTGTCACCGGAACATGGATGCGCTCAGTACAAGCAATATAGTCCCAATGCGGTCTCCACTCGGATTTCTCATCATTGCAACTGTCCCACCAGCACAACGGGTGTGACAATTGGGCGCTCATGCTTCACTGAGGTCAAACACACCATGGCAAGACCCTTCACTTGTGTGTTACATGCGTTAAGTGAAAGCAAACCAATCCCTGCCTGTCGGGCCTTGAACAGCTTGGCCTGCAGAGATGCATCTCTGTCCCCACAACCTCCAGGAGGAACCCAGGATGCAGCTGCACTCCTTTCCCAGGCTCCTTACACTGAAGCAAGGGGAATCAGGACTTCTTGCCCTGTGGGGTGAGGGGACCCAGTCCCACACCTATGTGTGCTGCTGCATCCTACAAGCATGGGAAATGCCAATGGGCAAAGAGGGCTCCTAGTGGCAAACAGAGCCCCTTGGGGGCTCTCCAGTGGCTGCTGTTAGCTGTGTCCTTGCCTCCTCCTCACTCCCTGCCACAGTGACCCCGGGCGCCCCCACTCACGCTTCACGGTCAGGCAGACGAACACctccctcagccccacagggTTCTGCGCCTTGCAGACGTAACAGCCCCCATCAGCGCCCTGGGAACAGTTCCGGATGGTGAGCTGGGACACGTTGCCCTCCTGGGTGATGAGGTACCTCCCTCCAGGTCTGATTTCCACCTCCggctgggtgatgccctgcagccaGGTGAGCCTTGCTGGGGGGGTGCTCTCAGTCACGCGGCATGTCAGGGTCACATCGTCACCCACAAAGCAGGTCTTCAGGGGCTCTGACTCCAGTGAAGGGACCTCTGAATAGCACGGGGGAAAGAGAGTTAAGGAGGGGATGGGGGAGCTTAATGCAGCAAGTTATCAGCCATCTGACTGATTAATAATCATTAACAGGAAGAAGTCAAGCAGGAGGCTGGAACTTGAGCGCTGCAAGTTTAGCATTCAGCTGACCCACAGGACTCTTCAGTAGCCTCCCAACGAGCAGTCTGAGCTCTGAGCTCCTTTTGCACTGCTTAGTACTTGCTTTGACACCTGACTTTATATCCCCAAAGATCGATGTTCGGAGGACGGTCAGCGGCCCTGGATGGGAAGgtggcagagaagagaaaaggcagcCCAGGGATTTTCCGTTCGATCAGCAGACTCTTGTTTATCCCTGGCAACCCTTGGAGGACAAACATAGCTCAGGTTTTCAGAAGCCACTTTAGTCACCCCTCCTTAGACACCTGAAGGGGTCTGAGAGAGTATGGACAACTCTCCTGCTATaaaggcagccctgctgaacTTCATCTGAAGCTGTGCAAGTCACTAAAACCACCTGTCACTTTCTCCATTCAGCCACAGGCACAAGCGCTTGCATAGGCAAGAAGCTTGGTGCAAGGAGCAGACTTGTCAGCCCCTGAAAATGTACCCAAAACATGACTCACCTGCAACTGTGCCATGCTGGATCTGGGCTGCAGGACTTCCGTGCCTTGTGCGCTCGCCTCTGCCCAAGCCAAACCCCACCACGCTGCCCTGTCAGGATCTCCCCCTGCAGTGAGTGCCCACAAGCCTGGCTTGCCTGACAACCACTTTAGTGCTTTGGAGGGCAGAGAATGACTGAGCACCTGCCTGCCCTGTCATTAACAGGCTCATTAATAGCTGATAAAGCAGGCAAACCAACTCACTTATCTCCACAGTGCACACGGGTTCCTCCTGCTTAACTACATGGCTCCCGACACACTTGAACACTTTGCGGTGGGAAAGCCGGGAGCTGTTCAGCGTTTCTACGTGGGTGTCAGCGGAGCTCGTAGAGCTGATGATCCAGCTCGTGTTTTCCAGATCgcccccctcttctctccagtgcAGAGTGGGGTGGGGATACCCCCCAGGCCAGCTGCAAAACAGCTGTAGCATCTGTCCCAAGGAGGAGGTTCCAGCCCAGCACTTTGGGGACGACCGTGGTGGATCTGTCAGCAAGAACAGCATGTGGTTAGAAACACTTCCAAGTCACAGCTCTTGGCATCTCAGGATGTGCTTGTTTTTGCCTTCACTCCCCTTGAAAGACTCTCTGGTATCTCCACTTATCTTGCTTCCTGACCTGTGTCCCACACCTCCAGGGCAACACAACTCTGAACAACAGCCCACAGAGACCAACCAGAAAGCTGTCCTGTGAAAGGCACCACAGCAACCACAGCCAAGCCTTGAGGGACTAGAATGGAGAGGAGGGAAACAAACTATTGCCACAGTTTTGTCTGACAGAGACATAATAAGCATCTACAAGCGCAGCCGGAGAACAAAATTGCTGTGCTGCCCTTGGCAATCCATCACAGCACAGATCCTCACGCCCAGCTACAACAGAACGACACAGATTCACACCACATGAGAACAAGGTTCTGCCTCCCCCCTCATCCCAAATCACTGAAAGAGGCACTCCAGTTTCTCCGAGGGAACATGGAAAGCCTCAGGACTCTTGCCCAGGCTGACACCTCCTCACCCCTCCACAATGACGGTGCCAGGAGGCAGCTGCAAAAGGGGAGATGCTGACAGTCACTCCATTGGGACCTCCTGGAAGAAGAGGCAGGCAGACATGCATCCTTAATAGATAAAGCTAGAATTAGGGTTAATCCCTGAGCCCCAGAGAGGCCTGTCAAAGTAGTCTCAGCATTCCCTACAGGTGAGTAGGTTGGCAAGACTGGTAGGATCCCCACATCAACCATCTCTATGAGATACCACCTTCACTTGGCACCTTCCACCAGTAGTTTCCAGTGTGACGGGGCAAGTAACCAGCTGCTAACAGACACCAGTTCATAGCTGAACCGCTTCCCCAGCAAGCCCAGCACAACACCGATGAAGGAGGTTGCTCCTAGTGTGCAAGAAGTGTGCCTGCAGGGAGCCCCGGTGACTCCAGCTCACAGAGTCAGGCCTTCAGACATGTGCCACTGAAGCCAACACAAACCTGCCCTGCCCCTTTCCTGCACCACTGTTGGTGCCGCATGAGGCCAGACTGGCTAACTCAGCCACTTACTGCAATCTGTGTCCACACTGCGCTACAGCAACGGGGACAAACTCCAACAAAGACAGCAGGTAGGCAAAGTCATTGCTGGCTTCATGCCAGGACCAATCACTGCGTCATAACCAAGACtgtgtttgttatttaaataacatATGGAAACAACTGAATGATGGCAGGAGGTCAGAAATCAACAGAAACCCAAAAGTGATCCCTTTGGGTGGAGCTAGGGCAGGACACTGGCTCACATTTCATGCAGCATTTGAGTTCCTGCCTCTCTCCCATCAGCTGGTTTCTTTACATTCCGGACTCTGCCCAAGAGTATAGTTTTGGTGCTGAAACTGTAACACAtatacgcatgcacacacacgcacgcacgtgtTCATTTAACAGCCATAGGGATTCTGGACTCTGACCCAGGCAGAAATTAATACATTGCGCCCCTGCGACTGGCTTGCCTGATCCTATGCTGAACAAGACCCCATTGAGAGATCAGACGCTGCCAAACAGTCCCAAACAAGAGCTGTCAGAGGGATGTCTGATGTTGATTTTGCAGGGTGTTTATTCAAGAGACCTGAGAGGTGACAGAATTTAGagtaggaaaacaaaaatcacagcaaaaacCCAATGTCCCaggaataataaaagcaaaaagcagcttcTAACTAAGGCGTGTCTGTTCCTTCTGGGCAGAGAACCTGGAGTTCTTACCCAGAGGCTGGTCAGAGAGAAGAGCAACCCCAAAtggctgcctgctccaagccAGATGGGGTTAAAAGGCTGTTAGCACAGCCCTGTACTTGCAATAAAACCAGCTCTTCTCCCCTCTGGCCACTCTCATTCACAGCTGCCCAGCCTGGAGCTGGACAGAGACCTCACCTCCTCAGTGTGTGCAGTTCAGGTAGCAAAGTCCCAGGTACCAcccagagagggagaagaagggaacagTGACTGCTTTACACCTGGGGTATTAGGAGAAGAGAGGATATAAGGCACAAAGCAGCATCCTCCCCACTCCCACTCCTGGCCCACCTACTCCTACCTCTGTGCTCCACCGGTTTCCAACCAGCATAGCCCAAGCAACGGGCAGTATTTGAGAAAAGACTTCTCTTGCTCATAAACAACAATTATGTATGGAAGGAAGATGATTCCCCTTCCCCAGTAATGACCACTGGAGAAAGTCCTGCAAGAGGGATGACTAGGTTTCCTGGGGCACAAGAAAAAATTGATGCACAGAAACCAACCAGCTAGCTCTCAGTCAGACACGAGAGCAGCAGTGGAAACAAGAGAAGAATGCAGTCTCCAGTACGCAACTGATTACATACAACTGAATGGGCTCAACTAAACCTTGCCTGTATATGCTTAAATGCAAAATTAACTTCCTATGACTCAGTCACCCTCAACAAATGTCCGGAGAAAAGGATCTGGTTGCAGAAGTCCCCGTTCTTTCCTAGGGCTTGACTTTCCGGGAACTACACATGCATCTTATATGATCTTATATGATAGACTTTTTGTCTAAGAGCTAACAAGAGATCTGTTCccaaatgtaaaaacaaacaaacaaatgaaaaataccaaaaaaacacCCAGGAACAAGGGCCCTCTGCGTGCAGCCGGACGAGGAAATCACTTAGGGGTATGCAATTACATGTTTCCTTCACTTTGCATGCAGCCGGACCAGGAAATCACTTAGAGGTGTGCAATTACATGTTTCCTTCATGCCATGTGCTTCCTATCCAATGCAAACACAGGATGATGGCTCAGAGCCTCAGCTGTGTCTCTGTCATGTTGCTAGAAGGTTTCTGCTgctactttttttaatatataaatacagtttaaggcaaaaataaaactttcGGGAACATCCAGCATGAGATGGAATGAAGGCTGTCAACTGGTAACTCCCACATGAAACCTACAGATCCTGGATGGCTTTTTCATACTATCTCTGAAAGAGTCACTCCAGCGCAAAATAAGTCGCTCCAATGGCTAATgatgggggggcgagggggggcaggagaaggggagaaaggaggaaaaacaggcaCATGCTTCTAGCCTGAACTGCTTGGCTTCAACTTCTGGCCTTTGCTGACACTTCTGCTGACCTAAAGCACtaccaaaaaaatctctctttccccCATGTTAAAGATACCCCAGCGGCCCATATCACCTTTGTAACCTTCAGAAATCAATTGAGAAGTTCTTCATGAACAAATGAAGTTCAGACTGCAGTACCAACACTTGGCAGGTCCACAGCTTTTCAAAAAATGTCATCTCACCGAAGGCACCTATACACCATTATCTGTACTCCATTCAGTGAGGAAAAAGCTCAAAGATTTTGAATGACACCCACAAGCAGTGAGTAGCAGTGACATTGCTGCTCATATGTCTTGCTCATGATTATTTTATATCATTCCTCAAGATTTAGGGCTTCCTGCTCCTATGCCCCACGCTTACACATTCTCTGAAGCAGCCCAGGGTTTGACTCCTCCATTCCAGTCTTCTGTGACCCTTTCCAACCCCATCTGCGGATTCCTTGCCCCAGGAGGGGAATTTTTACCTCTTTGAATTTTCAGAGATTTAACCTGTACTGAACAGGTGCAACTGTTTTACAACACACACCCTTAGAAGGAACACCCTGAAcgcaaacagaaaatgaagctaGGATCTGGCACACTGAAGGTGTTGACAGAAAGACcagcaagaaaggaaagagcCAGTGGAGCACAGAGTATCACTGATACAGGGAAACCAGCAGTAGCCTTTCCCTCTTCTGATTCCCAGAATATGGACTGGGCTAGCATAAAGGACAGCAGGTCACAGTCCAGGTCTGAGGGGCCAGAGTCTAATCCCATCTGACTAGACTTGCTGAAGGGGCCAAGAAGAATATCAACCTAGAACCTACGTTCCCTAATAATCTGGAGGGAGCTGTTCCCAAAGAAGAGATGAGGCATCTTGGCAAGATAATGATTCCTTGGCAGGAGCGGGAAGGACTGTGCCAGCGATGTGCCAAGCGTTGCACAGTAGTGCTCTCAAACCTGATCATCCACCCACACTGTAAAGATTTGTAAGAGAATGAattaaatagaaatggaaaagtgTGTAAGCACCAGAAGAAACAACAGAATACAAGGTTAAAAAACGGCCTGTGCTGATAGTAACAGACACATTGCCAGAATACTGCTCCCAAGATAGCACTCCTAGCAGTAAATCTGAGGAATATGGCGTTTCTGTCAAGATAGAAGGCTGCACTCTGTAAGACACAGCACAGGCAGCTGGTCAGCAAAAGACCTTCCATCCTCACACGAGGAGGACGGTGACAAGATTGCAGCATAGCACGTATTCCATTCCTTTTCCTATTAGTCAAACAGGAGAAAAGACTCTAGACACCTACTTCAGCCATATATTCCAAATGAGGGAAAACAGGCCAAGCTGCTGCCCACTGTCTAACATTTATGAAGGCTGATATCAGCTGAATTCTGAGGCAAAAGGCCACCCTGGGACAGCTACAGGATACAAAAGATCTGTCCAAAAACTAATGTATTGTCACCAGTCAAGAAGGAAC
Proteins encoded in this region:
- the CFAP73 gene encoding cilia- and flagella-associated protein 73 produces the protein MALHLEERLRTAFRDKLRLQKVPAWDAAPLLPSTRLLLKRRQLAEVERALRAQREAFGRGMRRLEQRWRELGRKEQRLREEVCKFDAFLEVSAARRERALRRASLERERAARQGAEAAGLRRELAGLLRRRQRLARRLRSHRLFGDYLRSVLARTAQFQDVPAMLAHFRALAGARAALVRQAEAGQEQLAAERARLQRCREEADSELLRRSNGLAQLRARLEAARREVHQEESRWTHIQTTAAQKTLLLAQIRMAVLNLFQLATKQLKVPADVALEDTEAQLDTVLLCMQDLAAIRAELCPREPAAASEHPPLPPSQEQPPARRAAARTGAGEKLPWLIRARTPRERTARDGGGSPSPTHLGTPRC
- the VSIG10 gene encoding V-set and immunoglobulin domain-containing protein 10, with product MRLPGGTPPARLFLALCVWRLVPRRDAAGTEEVVYGEVGGSILLLCRNVSKEATEVVWFQGDPQSVPPLFSSKVEFPQDVRFSLVDNSSLHITELRLQDEGNYTCKEVLNKTDHEHRIQLLVANPPRSSPKCWAGTSSLGQMLQLFCSWPGGYPHPTLHWREEGGDLENTSWIISSTSSADTHVETLNSSRLSHRKVFKCVGSHVVKQEEPVCTVEIKVPSLESEPLKTCFVGDDVTLTCRVTESTPPARLTWLQGITQPEVEIRPGGRYLITQEGNVSQLTIRNCSQGADGGCYVCKAQNPVGLREVFVCLTVKQPVNIVGVVGAVVVLSLLAILVVSGVILYYHPLLCLRGTAFRNQDSSDVLVLVDSEEDDEGKGEEDTIGISSKHEVMALVNGSSIQAAYLSHLTEGDDGEQHGRVSSRETRSEDTPVT